TGCCGCTTTGGTCATCCTTTGGAGGATAAGAGAGTGAATAAACGATGTCCCACCCATGGTCTGCTTCATAAGCATCGACGATGGAAATTTGGTATCCTGTATTTGGCTGCGGCCCCCAATCAAGTGTCACCTGCTCGCCCTCCCGTTCCATCTCTACCGCAGGAGGGGAGTCACTAGGTTGATCGTAGGATACTTGGGAATTGGTAAGCTCAGGAATGGTTAATAAATGGACAAGCAAAATAGTGATGAGCCACCACTTCATAATTTTCCCCCCAATTGGTGCCCTCTTTTATTTAGACGTAAACATAGATGCATGTGTTACATACCTATCCATATTCTTTACAAAAAACAGGAAAAATGCAAGTGAAAAGTCAAAAAGTGTGTAATGAAACGATGGTGAAATCGGTCTTGCTGAAACGCAAGCCAGATTTCGTTTGTCGTGCGAATGAATGAATGGTACATTAATAAGTGGAATGAAAATGGGGGAATAAGATGTGAACAGGATCGCAAAAGAATTATGGGATTGGGTTGTCACATTTGCCGTTGTTATTATTATCGTATTTATTGTTCGTACGTTTTTCTTTGCAAACTATATGGTTCATGGGGAGTCTATGATGCCCACAATCGAAAGCGGTGAGCGACTGATTATTAATAAAATCGGCTATGAATTCTCTGAGCCGGACCGAAACGATCTGATCGTCTTTAACGCGACCGAAGAGAGCGATTATATAAAACGAGTGATTGGGACCCCCGGAGATGAAGTGCGTTACGAGGATGACACGCTTTACATTAATGATGAAATCGTGGAAGAGCCATTTTTAGACGATGCGTATAACGGGGAACTTACGGAAGATTTCACCCTCGAGGAAATAACGCCCGAACCGGTTGTTCCGGACGATCATTTATTTGTGTTGGGGGATAATCGAAACAACAGCCAGGATAGCCGCAACATCGGGTATGTTCCATACGAAGATGTCGTCGGAGAGGCGAGTCTCAGGTATTGGCCGTTGAGTGAATTTACGTTTATTGATTAAAGACCTTAAATCGGTCTTTTTTTCTTATAAAATAATAACAATTCTAAGATTTTGCTGCATACGATGGTTATAACACGACGTGTCCGAGTCGTCGTGAAAGGGAGCGTTCTCTCGATCTAACGTTTTCAGTAGCTAGAAAATCCCGAAGGAGGGGTTTATGATGAGTAACGATCGGAAATCATCCTTTGTCATTTCTGAAGAAAATTGGTCCCTCCACAGAAAAGGGTATCAAGATCAACGCAGGCATGAAGAAAAAGTAAAGGATGCGATTCAGAAAAATTTACAGGACCTTGTTACGGATGAAAGCATCGTGATGTCTAACGGAAGAGACGTCATTCGTGTTCCCATTCGATCGTTGGATGAGTATAAAATCCGATATAGCGATGACTTGAATAAGCATGTCGGCCAAGGGAATGGGGATAGTGAAGTCGGTGACGTTGTCGCTCGCTCGGGAAAACAAAAAGGGCAAGGGGCTCAAAAAGGTACGAAGCCGGGAGACCAGGCAGGAGAAGATTACTATGAAGCGGAAGTGTCCATCTCGGATCTTGAAGAAGCGTTGTTTCAACATTTAGAACTCCCCAATTTACAGCCTAAAGAAGAGGATCATTTGGTCGTTGAAGATATTGAGTTTAACGATGTGCGTAAACAGGGGCTCATGGGGAACATCGATAAAAAAAGGACGATCCTCTCGGCATTGAAACGAAATTCGATGGAAGGTAAAACGGCTATTAATCCCATTTATCGAGATGACTTACGATTTAAAACTTGGAATGAACGGGAGAAACCTGAATCGAAAGCGATTATACTGGCCATGTTGGATACGTCCGGTTCGATGGGGAGATGGGAAAAGTACATGGCTCGCAGTTTCTTTTTCTGGATGACGCGTTTTCTGAGAACGAAGTATGAATCAGTGGAAATCGAATTTATTGCCCATCATACAGAGGCTAAAGTGGTTGATGAAGAACAGTTTTTTTCAAAAGGGGAGAGCGGGGGGACCATTTGTTCATCCGCGTATGAACTGGCGTTGGAACGGATTGAAAATCATTATGACCCACAACTATACAATATTTACCCCTTTCATATTTCCGATGGGGACAATTTAACCTCGGATAATAAGTATTGCTTGCAATTGTTGGGGAAAATCATGGAGAAAGCGAACATGTTTGGCTACGGGGAAGTAAATGCGTATAGCCGCCATTCGACGTTAATGAATGTCTTTCAGTCCATCGAAGACCCAAGGTTTCGTTATTATATCTTAAAAGAGAAAAAACACGTCTTTAATGCGTTGCAATGGTTTTTTCGAAAAGAACAGCAGGAAAACGCGCTGGTTTAATCACGGTAAAAAGCACGGGCTTCGAGGAGGCACCGTGCTTTTTTATTGCTTCTTGTTGACAATAATACCATGGGAGGGTATAGTATAAATAGAACAAAAAAGGATGTGATTCATTTGGATAAATCTTTGCATGATCAGCCAAGTAAACCAAGAACACAAGATGAAATGGAAAAACTCAATAATCGCTTAAAACGTATCGAAGGTCAAGTTCGCGGCATACAAAAAATGGTGGAAGAGGATCGCTATTGTGTCGATATTTTAGTGCAAATTAGCGCCATTCAATCTGCATTAAAAAATGTAGGTCTCTCTGTCACAGAGCGACATATCCACCATTGTGTCAGCGATGCGATTAAACAAGGGGAAGGGGAGGAAATCATCGAGGAATTAATGAGTGTATTAAAGCAGTTTTCCAAGTGAGGGGGGATTATGGTGAGTGATAAAAATCATACAACACTTGGTGTCACAGGCATGACCTGTGCTGCCTGTTCCAATCGTGTCGAAAAAGTGTTAAATAAAATGGATGGCGTAGACGCGCAAGTCAACTTAACGACAGAAAAAGCAACCGTAGACTATGATTCGGAAAAAACGTCCATCGACGATATTACGAATAAAATTGAAAACGTCGGCTACGGTGTTGTGATGGAACAAACAGAATTGGATGTTTTTGGCATGACCTGTGCTGCTTGCTCAAACCGCATTGAAAAGGTATTGAATAAGCAAGAAGGGGTCAAAGGTGCATCGGTTAATTTAACAACGGAGGCGGCTTCTGTTGAATATAACCCAGGACTCACAGATCCTCAAGCATTCATTGAGAAAATCAAACATTTGGGTTATGACGCGGCACCTAAAGCTGAAGCAGAAGAAAAGCAAACACACAAGGAAAAAGAAAACAAAAAGATGAAGACGAAATTAATCATTTCGTCCGTGTTAACGGCACCGCTTTTGGTAACGATGTTAGTCCATTTATTTAACATGAATATACCGGATATTTTCATGAATCCGTGGTTCCAGTTTGCGTTGGCAACCCCTGTTCAATTTTACATCGGCTGGCAATTTTATGTTGGTGCCTATAAGAGCCTAAAGAGTGGCGGCGCGAACATGGATGTGCTTGTTGCGTTAGGGACGAGTGCCGCTTATTTTTATAGTTTATATGAAGCATTCAGGACGATCGGTAATCCTGGATATATGCCACATTTATACTTTGAAACAAGTGCTGTCATCATTACGTTGATTTTATTCGGCAAGTATTTGGAAGCCAGCGCTAAAAACCGGACAACGCATGCACTATCCTCTTTATTAAATTTACAGGCTAAAGAAGCTCGCGTCATAAGAAATGGCGAGGAAATGATGATGCCGGTTGAAGACGTTGTTGTTGGTGACCGATTAGTCGTGAAACCGGGGGAGAAAATACCCGTCGACGGTAGGCTTGTAAAAGGGAGAACTTCGATTGATGAATCGATGATTACAGGGGAGTCCATACCGGTTGAAAAAGACGTAGACTTTAGCCTCATCGGTTCAACGATAAACAAAAATGGCGCGATTGAAATGGAAGCGACAAAAGTAGGGAAAGATACGGCCCTTGCTTCGATTGTTAAAGTTGTCGAGGATGCACAAGGATCGAAAGCGCCGATCCAACGAATGGCCGATATCGTTTCCGGGTATTTCGTCCCGATCGTTGTCGTTGTTGCCATTCTGACATTTACGGT
The Salicibibacter kimchii DNA segment above includes these coding regions:
- the lepB gene encoding signal peptidase I; this encodes MNRIAKELWDWVVTFAVVIIIVFIVRTFFFANYMVHGESMMPTIESGERLIINKIGYEFSEPDRNDLIVFNATEESDYIKRVIGTPGDEVRYEDDTLYINDEIVEEPFLDDAYNGELTEDFTLEEITPEPVVPDDHLFVLGDNRNNSQDSRNIGYVPYEDVVGEASLRYWPLSEFTFID
- the yhbH gene encoding sporulation protein YhbH gives rise to the protein MSNDRKSSFVISEENWSLHRKGYQDQRRHEEKVKDAIQKNLQDLVTDESIVMSNGRDVIRVPIRSLDEYKIRYSDDLNKHVGQGNGDSEVGDVVARSGKQKGQGAQKGTKPGDQAGEDYYEAEVSISDLEEALFQHLELPNLQPKEEDHLVVEDIEFNDVRKQGLMGNIDKKRTILSALKRNSMEGKTAINPIYRDDLRFKTWNEREKPESKAIILAMLDTSGSMGRWEKYMARSFFFWMTRFLRTKYESVEIEFIAHHTEAKVVDEEQFFSKGESGGTICSSAYELALERIENHYDPQLYNIYPFHISDGDNLTSDNKYCLQLLGKIMEKANMFGYGEVNAYSRHSTLMNVFQSIEDPRFRYYILKEKKHVFNALQWFFRKEQQENALV
- a CDS encoding metal-sensing transcriptional repressor — encoded protein: MDKSLHDQPSKPRTQDEMEKLNNRLKRIEGQVRGIQKMVEEDRYCVDILVQISAIQSALKNVGLSVTERHIHHCVSDAIKQGEGEEIIEELMSVLKQFSK
- a CDS encoding heavy metal translocating P-type ATPase, which codes for MVSDKNHTTLGVTGMTCAACSNRVEKVLNKMDGVDAQVNLTTEKATVDYDSEKTSIDDITNKIENVGYGVVMEQTELDVFGMTCAACSNRIEKVLNKQEGVKGASVNLTTEAASVEYNPGLTDPQAFIEKIKHLGYDAAPKAEAEEKQTHKEKENKKMKTKLIISSVLTAPLLVTMLVHLFNMNIPDIFMNPWFQFALATPVQFYIGWQFYVGAYKSLKSGGANMDVLVALGTSAAYFYSLYEAFRTIGNPGYMPHLYFETSAVIITLILFGKYLEASAKNRTTHALSSLLNLQAKEARVIRNGEEMMMPVEDVVVGDRLVVKPGEKIPVDGRLVKGRTSIDESMITGESIPVEKDVDFSLIGSTINKNGAIEMEATKVGKDTALASIVKVVEDAQGSKAPIQRMADIVSGYFVPIVVVVAILTFTVWITFVQPGQMAPALVASIAVLVIACPCALGLATPTSIMVGTGKAAETGILFKGGEHLERTHELNAIVLDKTGTITKGKPEVTNFTGDAEALQLLASAEKGSEHPLAEAILAYATEQGVDLVDVDDFNAIAGHGIEATISGQHILVGNRKLMQDTQVDVGAAEQALVDYEVDGKTAMLMAVDGTYRGIVAVADTIKETAPQAISALKENGLDVIMLTGDNERTAQAIARQIGIDQVIAQVLPEEKADKVKDIQLEGKKVAMVGDGVNDAPALAVADIGIAIGTGTEVAIEAADVTILGGELLLIPKAIKISHATIRNIRQNLFWAFGYNTAGIPVAAVGLLAPWVAGAAMALSSVSVVSNALRLKGAKI